In Elusimicrobiota bacterium, one DNA window encodes the following:
- a CDS encoding riboflavin synthase, translating into MFTGIIEDIGKIRKISSGKLSVETKLDDIKIGDSISVNGVCLTVIEVRRSKDFSVIVFDFSPETSSKTNIGKLKIGSKVNLERAVKIGDRLGGHFITGHIETASKIKSIKKEDNSSVFEISLPKELNKYVVNKGSITVDGVSLTIVKSENECFSVSIVPHTMEKTTFNNKKVGDLINIETDMMAKYSEKISNENSKTTLTKEKLYISGFISE; encoded by the coding sequence ATGTTTACAGGAATAATTGAAGATATAGGAAAAATTAGAAAAATTTCGTCAGGAAAATTATCGGTTGAAACGAAACTTGACGATATTAAAATCGGAGATAGCATTTCAGTCAATGGAGTTTGTCTAACAGTAATTGAAGTGCGACGAAGTAAAGATTTCTCTGTTATTGTTTTCGATTTCAGCCCGGAAACCTCTTCAAAAACAAACATAGGCAAATTAAAGATTGGCTCAAAGGTAAATTTAGAACGCGCTGTAAAAATCGGAGATAGATTGGGCGGTCATTTTATTACGGGACACATCGAAACCGCAAGCAAAATAAAATCAATAAAAAAAGAAGATAATTCTTCCGTATTTGAAATATCTTTGCCAAAAGAACTAAATAAATATGTTGTAAATAAAGGTTCAATTACCGTTGACGGAGTTTCCTTAACCATAGTTAAAAGTGAAAATGAATGTTTTTCGGTATCTATTGTTCCTCATACAATGGAAAAAACAACTTTTAATAATAAAAAAGTTGGCGACTTAATAAATATTGAGACCGATATGATGGCGAAATATTCTGAAAAAATATCTAATGAGAATTCAAAAACAACTTTAACAAAGGAAAAACTCTATATAAGCGGGTTCATTTCGGAGTAA
- the ribD gene encoding bifunctional diaminohydroxyphosphoribosylaminopyrimidine deaminase/5-amino-6-(5-phosphoribosylamino)uracil reductase RibD, with product MSKLRKKFMQIALDLAKKGKGKVEPNPLVGAIVVKGNKIVGKGHHEYFGGPHAEVNALDNAGSDAKGATLYVNLEPCSKWGKTPPCTTKIINSGIRQVVCAMADVNPKNRYQGIKILKKNKVKVINHILFKKACKLNEKYCASFKNKFSIAVKTAMSLDGKIATKTGDSKWITSEKSRKIVHKLRSQSDAVLVGINTILKDNPELTSHGAGKNPIRVIIDPNLRIHENCRVLNDKKSPIILIYSNAITSIIKNKIIRLQKKAILLPFPPTGWKQGESFHLRGGNRGRIPFKWIIEKLSDISIRKILIEGGGETIANALNDGVVNKIYVFVAPKIIGGRDARTPVEGLGISKIKDALKIKNLKIRKIGTDILIEGRIK from the coding sequence ATGAGCAAACTACGTAAAAAATTCATGCAAATAGCTCTTGACCTTGCTAAAAAAGGCAAAGGAAAAGTAGAACCCAATCCTCTGGTTGGAGCTATAGTTGTAAAAGGTAACAAAATTGTCGGTAAAGGGCACCATGAGTACTTTGGCGGGCCGCATGCCGAAGTAAATGCTCTAGATAATGCGGGTAGTGATGCTAAAGGGGCTACTTTGTATGTTAATTTGGAGCCTTGCAGTAAATGGGGAAAAACACCACCCTGCACAACAAAAATTATTAATTCAGGCATTAGGCAGGTAGTTTGCGCTATGGCTGATGTTAATCCCAAAAATAGATACCAAGGTATTAAAATATTGAAAAAAAATAAAGTTAAAGTGATAAATCATATATTATTTAAAAAAGCTTGTAAATTAAATGAGAAATATTGTGCTTCATTTAAGAATAAGTTCAGTATTGCTGTTAAAACTGCTATGTCGCTAGATGGCAAGATTGCCACCAAAACTGGCGATTCCAAATGGATTACAAGCGAAAAATCCAGGAAAATTGTTCATAAGCTAAGAAGTCAATCTGATGCCGTTTTGGTAGGAATAAATACTATCCTTAAAGACAATCCCGAACTTACGAGCCATGGAGCGGGTAAAAATCCAATACGAGTAATAATAGACCCCAACCTAAGAATACATGAAAACTGCAGAGTGTTGAATGACAAGAAATCACCAATTATACTGATTTATTCCAATGCCATAACTTCTATAATCAAAAATAAAATAATAAGACTGCAAAAAAAGGCAATTTTATTGCCGTTTCCACCTACGGGGTGGAAACAGGGGGAATCTTTCCACCTACGGGGTGGAAACAGGGGGAGGATACCTTTTAAGTGGATTATTGAAAAACTTTCTGATATTTCCATCAGAAAAATCCTAATAGAAGGCGGCGGGGAAACAATCGCCAATGCATTAAATGATGGAGTAGTGAATAAGATTTATGTTTTTGTTGCTCCTAAAATTATTGGCGGCAGAGATGCCAGAACTCCAGTTGAGGGATTAGGTATATCTAAAATTAAAGATGCTCTTAAAATAAAAAACCTCAAAATAAGAAAAATTGGAACGGATATTTTGATCGAAGGAAGAATAAAATAA